The sequence TTCCCCGGATCCTCTGTCTTGATTGCAGGAGATCGTTTTCAGCCCTTTTGTAAGCTTCAAGCTGTTGCTCAGCTTCCCGAGTTCGTCCCAAGCGGCGAAACACAACCGACAGCCTGTAGTGTGCAGTGGGATTGCCGGGAGCAGCCTCAACCGCGTGCTCCAGGGGAACAACAGCATCCGCAATGCGCCCTGTGGACACGTAAGCTTCTCCGAGGGCAATTTGCGGCGCGACTAACTTTGGGTTCAGTTCGGTTGCCCGCTTCAAACGAACGAGGGCCTCGCTCCAGTTACGGAGGCTTCCAGCAATCTGCCCAAGCTGGAATTCAGCATCGGCATTTCCGGGGTCATTTTTCAGTTCCTCTTCAAATTCCTCCTGGGCTTTGCTGAGATTTGACGGACCGCGCTGCATCAGTAATTTACCGATGGCGCAATGAACCCCCTCTGCGTGGGGATTGATCTCAAGAGCCCTTCGAAACTCGGCTATCGCGTCATCCGTTTTCCCCTGTAACTCCAATACCTCAGCATCGATACGGTGAAACTGGTACGATCCGGGAGCGACTACCAACAGATGCTGCGACGCGCTGGCAGAAAGGTTCGAATAGAGGTGGGCACTCAAATAGAGGATTTCCGGGTCATCAGGAAATTCACGAATCAGGGCTTCATCAAGGGTTACATCCTTCGCTGTTTCGTTGAGGTCCATATAACATCGGAGGGCATCGGTACCTATAATGCGCTTCAATTGTTTGTCTGCAACTTTGTGGAAACCCCTTTCCAGATGAGGCAAGGCCTCGGTACAATAACCGTTTTCGGCAAGACTTGTACCAAGGAAGTACTCCGCGTTTGCCAATGCCGGTTTCAGCTTCACTGCCATACGGCACTCATTGGTAGCTTCTACGAAACGTCCTGAAAAGTAATATGCAACACAGAGATTGGAATGAACCTCCCCTACATCAGGGGCAATTAGAGCGAGTTCTTTGAGACGTTCGATAGCAGCGGCGTAGTTCCCGGCCTGCAGAGCCGCCTGAGCCTTTGCGGCGATTGTGTCTGTATCCTGGGAGCTACCAACGTTGACTCTCGCTCTCTGATCACGCGGGGCTTGTCCCCACAAGCAAAGGCTCCCAAGGCCAACTAAGAGAATGATATGTGAGCACCTTCCCAGAGGCAACCTCGACCAAATTTCCATGTGTCTACCCAGCCTGGTTCAATCACACTGCGCGCCCTGGTTGGCGAATTCACTGGGCTTCGTCTTCCTCAACGCAGTGTGAGGACTACTCTTATTGTATTGCCCCAAGCGTCAATCTTGCCCCGAACAACTTCTCGTGGCAAGCGCCAATTCATGCTCAGGCATTCAGCCCGCAAGCCGCCATTGAAGGATTCCACATCAGCGTTGTCGGTGGGTCTTCCCGGCTGGTTGAAATCCAGGATCACGCCGTTTCGATAAGCTCATTGGTTCAGCATCTTGTGAACAAACTCAGGGCCGTGGTCTACCGGGATGGCATTAGGGGCCTGCTGTTCCATCCTGATCCTGCCCGGAATTCCAACCACCTTTTCTCCGCCGGTCCCTTGGCCCACTTCGACCGTCATCCATTCCCGCCTGTAGTTACCCACGACCGTCAGGTCCGCAATCGCCGCCCGTCGTGCACGGCATCGGAAGCAAAATCCGTCGACTCAAATTCATTAGCAGCTCTCGCTTCGATTCGTCCTACCCACTCCGCGCTGCTCGCGTGCCTTCGCGGCCGTTTCCTGCGCAGGCTCAGTCCTACCTTCCGGTACAGATGGCAGACCCTTTTGTGATTCACCTTCCACCCTTCACACCGCAGCAGGATGTATATCCGATAGTAGCCGTAGCGAACCCGAGCCCCTAGTCGGCTGGCATGCGAAACACCGAAATTTCCGACTAACGTCGCACGGTCCGTTCCCTCGCGCGACGTTCTACTTTTCAACTTCCACTGTGCGGGCAACGCCCTGATCGCCGAATTTGATCAGGAGAATGTCGTTCACATCGTCGTAATACCACCCGCGTGCAGCGTCTTTTAAATCGGCGTCTGTCTCCACGCTGGCCAGCGGGTTGCCATTTAGCGTGACATTCTGTGGACGGTTTCTCAGGTGATGGACTGCAAACTGCATGGCGCGGGAAGGCGGAGTGTAGTTTCCCTGGCGGGCTGAAACTGAGAGTGTTATCGTCTTGGGGTGGTCGTTGTCCGCAAGCCGTTCCCGCAGGTAAACTCCTTTGCGGTAATTGAAGCTAAGCCCGTCATCTTCATAGTACTCGCGTGATGATTGACCATCCGGGAATACCTGGAACGTCAGCGGGTTGATGGGCGCTTCGCCGGTGTACTGCACTACCTGACGGGTTGGAATGATGGCGCCCCCGCGGACAAATATGGGAATGCTCTTGAGCGGCGCAGCGACGGTGATTTCCTTCGGCCCTGAATACTCGCGATCTGTCCAGTAATCGAACCATTCGCCCCTCGGAAGGTAGGCCTTCTGTTCCCTCTTACCCTGTTCCATCACCGGAGCGATGAGCAGATCGTCTCCGAAAAGGAATTCACCTTCCTGCTCAACGGCCTCGCTATCGTCCGGGTAATTTAGCAGCAGGGCTCGCATTACCGGCAGCCCCGTCTGCGAAGCCTGATAGAATGTGTTGTAAATGTATGGCAGCAGCCTGTAGCGAAGGTCGATGGAATCGCGGTTGATGGTGGTCATTCGGTTGCCGTACGACCAGGGTTCCTGGTTAGCGCTGTCAAGATCTGAATGAGTCCTGCAGTAAGGGTAAAAAACTCCTGCTTCCAGCCACCGCGCGTAAAGTTGCGGGCTGGGGCTGCCCGCAAAACCGCCGATGTCTGCGCCTGCAAAAGCCAACCCGGATAGTCCCATTGTCATCAGTTCCCGAACGCTAATGCGCAGGTGTTCCCAGGCGGCCGTGTTGTCGCCAGTCCAGACGGCAGCATAGCGCTGTCCGCCGGCGTAAGTGTCGCGCGTCAGCACAAATGGCCGCTCATCCGGGCGCAGCTTCAACACACCCGCTTCGGTGGCCTCTGACATCAGCATGCCGTAAACGTTATGGACTTTTGTATGTGGACTGTCGCGGCCATGGTCGTAGAAAACTGCATCGAGCGGCATGGTCTTTGTGGGGACATCAAAAACCGAGGGCTCATTCATGTCGTTCCAAAAGCCGGCCACGCCGTCCTCCACGAGCCCCTTGTAAAGTGTTCCCCACCAGTCGCGCACATTGGGCGAGGTGAAATCCGGAAAAGCACTTTCACCCGGCCACACTTTGCCAACAAACATCTTGCCATTGGGCATTCGGACAAAGCCGTTGCGGGCCAGGCCTTCTTTATAAACCCAATAGTTGGGGTCCACCTTGATCCCGGGATCGATAATTACCGCCAGGTGGAATCCCTGCCGGCGCAGATCGGCGATCATTCCAGCGGGATTGGGGAAGCGTTCCTTGTTCCAGGTGAAAACGCGGTAGCCGTCCATGTAGTGGATATCGAGAAAGATCACATCGCAGGGAATCTTGCGCATCCGGAAGTTATCCGCAATAAAGCGGACCTTTTTTTCCGGATAGTAGCTGTAGCGCGACTGGTTGTAACCGATCGACCACATGGGCGGCAGATGCATGCGGCCCACAAGTTCTGTGAAATCCTGTAGCACCTTGTCCGGGCCGGGGCCGTAGAAGAAGTAATAATTCAGTTCGCCGTCATCCGCGCCGAACGAGTATTCGTTGCGGGACTCGACACCCATGTCAAACGATGAACGCCAAGTGTTATCAAAAAAGACGCCATAGGCGCGTCCCTGGCGCAGGCCGATGAAAAAAGGAACCGTCTGATAGAGCGGAGTGGTGTTCGCTCCCCAGCCGTAAGCGTCCGTGTTCCACATCACGTAAGCGTGGCCGCGCTTGTCGAGCGGGCCGGCGTTTTCACCCAGGCCGAAATAGTGCTCGTCTTCTGGCATGTGCTTCCAGCAGCGGACCTGCTTCCCGTTCCACGCCACGCCGAGATCATCTGAATCTTTAGAGATCAGCCTTCCCGCGGGGTCTTCAAAGGACAAGCGGAAAGGGGATAACTGCACACGAATTACGAGTCTCCCGGTGCGAAGCACTTCCTCGTGCGAATCGTGCCGCGCCTCTACATGAACCGCCGGCCATTGCTTTTTTACCACTGCCCAGGAATCATCCGCACCGAAACTCGACCCCTGAGCTATGCGCGTGCGAACGATGTCAGGCGCCAACACAGACACCTGTATGACGGCATGTTGGGCAAGGAAGGTGATTCGGTTTCCTTCAACCTGCGCAGCCGTCACCTTGCCGATGCTGTGCCATTCGGCTTGCGCCATTGTGTCGGTCACAGCAGCCACACCCGTGAGTAAAAGCCCCCACAGCAGGTGGCAAAGGACCTTCCTTTCAATTTCAAGCGTCCTTTCAGGCATAAATATCTATACTCACATTGATGAATTGGATGGCGGAAGAGATTTTACAGCGTAAATATACCGCCGACGCCCGTGCATCTCAAAATATTCCTTTCTCTGTTGCTGGCTTTCAAAACAGGCTGACTTCCGTTACTCGCGATGAATGCAGAAGATTGACTCGCACTCACCCTCGCCATAAGGGTAGCCGCAGGAAAAGTCGTGGC comes from Acidobacteriota bacterium and encodes:
- a CDS encoding transposase, whose protein sequence is MRALPAQWKLKSRTSREGTDRATLVGNFGVSHASRLGARVRYGYYRIYILLRCEGWKVNHKRVCHLYRKVGLSLRRKRPRRHASSAEWVGRIEARAANEFESTDFASDAVHDGRRLRT
- a CDS encoding DUF4968 domain-containing protein, with amino-acid sequence MPERTLEIERKVLCHLLWGLLLTGVAAVTDTMAQAEWHSIGKVTAAQVEGNRITFLAQHAVIQVSVLAPDIVRTRIAQGSSFGADDSWAVVKKQWPAVHVEARHDSHEEVLRTGRLVIRVQLSPFRLSFEDPAGRLISKDSDDLGVAWNGKQVRCWKHMPEDEHYFGLGENAGPLDKRGHAYVMWNTDAYGWGANTTPLYQTVPFFIGLRQGRAYGVFFDNTWRSSFDMGVESRNEYSFGADDGELNYYFFYGPGPDKVLQDFTELVGRMHLPPMWSIGYNQSRYSYYPEKKVRFIADNFRMRKIPCDVIFLDIHYMDGYRVFTWNKERFPNPAGMIADLRRQGFHLAVIIDPGIKVDPNYWVYKEGLARNGFVRMPNGKMFVGKVWPGESAFPDFTSPNVRDWWGTLYKGLVEDGVAGFWNDMNEPSVFDVPTKTMPLDAVFYDHGRDSPHTKVHNVYGMLMSEATEAGVLKLRPDERPFVLTRDTYAGGQRYAAVWTGDNTAAWEHLRISVRELMTMGLSGLAFAGADIGGFAGSPSPQLYARWLEAGVFYPYCRTHSDLDSANQEPWSYGNRMTTINRDSIDLRYRLLPYIYNTFYQASQTGLPVMRALLLNYPDDSEAVEQEGEFLFGDDLLIAPVMEQGKREQKAYLPRGEWFDYWTDREYSGPKEITVAAPLKSIPIFVRGGAIIPTRQVVQYTGEAPINPLTFQVFPDGQSSREYYEDDGLSFNYRKGVYLRERLADNDHPKTITLSVSARQGNYTPPSRAMQFAVHHLRNRPQNVTLNGNPLASVETDADLKDAARGWYYDDVNDILLIKFGDQGVARTVEVEK
- a CDS encoding tetratricopeptide repeat protein, which gives rise to MEIWSRLPLGRCSHIILLVGLGSLCLWGQAPRDQRARVNVGSSQDTDTIAAKAQAALQAGNYAAAIERLKELALIAPDVGEVHSNLCVAYYFSGRFVEATNECRMAVKLKPALANAEYFLGTSLAENGYCTEALPHLERGFHKVADKQLKRIIGTDALRCYMDLNETAKDVTLDEALIREFPDDPEILYLSAHLYSNLSASASQHLLVVAPGSYQFHRIDAEVLELQGKTDDAIAEFRRALEINPHAEGVHCAIGKLLMQRGPSNLSKAQEEFEEELKNDPGNADAEFQLGQIAGSLRNWSEALVRLKRATELNPKLVAPQIALGEAYVSTGRIADAVVPLEHAVEAAPGNPTAHYRLSVVFRRLGRTREAEQQLEAYKRAENDLLQSRQRIRGSVADGLANSNEGATDH